From Palaemon carinicauda isolate YSFRI2023 chromosome 29, ASM3689809v2, whole genome shotgun sequence, one genomic window encodes:
- the LOC137622708 gene encoding histone-arginine methyltransferase METTL23, producing MSCMNDSYLMKAFILLQVVSPSYGMYTWPCAPVLAQYVWYHRHAFINRNVLEIGAGTALPGIVAAKCGAHVILSDSGQLPKCLRNCQTSCQANGLSENVAVVGVTWGLFTPELLLLGPVDIILGSDCFYDPAVFEDILVTVSYLLEHNPAAQFVCSYQERASDWSLEHLLHKWNLTCTQLPLSSFEADTNNIAESNLPGSHTIHVFQITRTSRS from the coding sequence ATGTCTTGCATGAATGACAGTTATTTGATGAAGGCATTTATCCTGTTGCAGGTGGTAAGCCCCAGTTATGGCATGTATACATGGCCATGTGCCCCTGTTTTGGCACAGTATGTTTGGTATCACCGCCATGCCTTCATAAACCGCAATGTCTTGGAAATTGGCGCTGGAACGGCATTGCCGGGCATTGTTGCGGCAAAATGCGGTGCTCATGTCATTCTGTCGGATTCAGGCCAGTTGCCCAAGTGCCTCCGAAATTGTCAGACGTCTTGCCAGGCAAATGGGTTGAGTGAAAACGTTGCTGTGGTTGGCGTGACCTGGGGACTCTTTACCCCCGAGTTACTCCTCCTTGGACCAGTTGATATAATTTTAGGGTCAGACTGCTTCTATGATCCTGCTGTGTTTGAGGATATTTTAGTTACTGTGTCGTATTTGTTAGAACATAATCCAGCTGCCCAGTTTGTCTGTTCTTATCAAGAGCGTGCTTCCGACTGGTCGTTAGAGCACCTGTTGCACAAGTGGAATTTAACATGCACGCAATTACCTTTGAGTTCTTTTGAAGCTGATACCAACAATATAGCTGAATCAAACTTACCAGGCTCACACACAATTCATGTGTTTCAGATTACGAGAACTTCCAGGAGCTGA
- the LOC137622335 gene encoding acyl-CoA-binding domain-containing protein 6-like has protein sequence MDDLEEYSPQVGELEATFTRAANYLQGLAATLPSEKLLFFYGRYKQALDGPCLAPKPGFFDFKGKQKWDAWKALGEMSKEDAMKEYIDGISEVDGDWQIKAPTDGKHSGTSSWVKVSSLAVPEEDDDKSDKDKNHFDWVKENDIPKVKCLSDKTLSDTDENGMTLLHWAADRGYLEMTEVLLEKGIDVNSQDTDGQTALHYAVSCGHQAVIRALLSHGADLNIADADGQLPMDCADEEIKELLK, from the coding sequence ATGGATGACTTGGAAGAGTATTCCCCTCAAGTTGGGGAGTTGGAGGCTACATTCACTAGAGCTGCAAATTACTTACAGGGGCTGGCTGCCACACTTCCTAGCGAGAAACTCCTTTTTTTCTATGGCCGTTACAAGCAAGCCCTCGATGGTCCGTGTTTGGCACCTAAACCGGGGTTTTTTGATTTCAAAGGCAAACAGAAGTGGGATGCATGGAAAGCCTTGGGTGAAATGTCCAAAGAGGATGCGATGAAAGAGTACATTGACGGTATCAGTGAGGTGGATGGGGATTGGCAGATCAAGGCTCCAACCGACGGTAAACATTCTGGCACCTCAAGCTGGGTCAAAGTGAGTTCGTTAGCTGTTCCCGAGGAAGACGACGACAAGAGCGATAAGGATAAGAATCACTTTGACTGGGTGAAGGAAAATGATATTCCTAAGGTGAAATGTTTAAGTGACAAAACTCTGTCAGATACTGATGAGAATGGCATGACGCTTTTGCACTGGGCAGCCGACAGGGGTTACTTGGAGATGACAGAAGTACTGCTGGAGAAAGGAATCGACGTCAACAGCCAAGATACCGATGGCCAAACTGCGCTCCACTACGCAGTATCTTGCGGACACCAGGCCGTAATAAGAGCGCTTTTGTCGCATGGAGCAGACTTGAACATCGCAGACGCCGATGGACAGTTGCCAATGGACTGTGCAGATGAGGAGATCAAGGAGCTTCTGAAGTAA